The following are from one region of the Ochotona princeps isolate mOchPri1 chromosome 4, mOchPri1.hap1, whole genome shotgun sequence genome:
- the LOC101526418 gene encoding olfactory receptor 51E1 produces the protein MVGSSGNESSATYFILIGLPGLEEAQFWLAFPLCSLYLIAVLGNLMIIYIVRTEHSLHEPMYIFLCMLSGLDILISTSSMPKMLAIFWFNSTTIQFDACLIQMFAIHSLSGMESTVLLAMAFDRYVAICHPLRHATVLTLPRVAKIGMAAVIRGAALMAPLPVFIKRLPFCHSNILSHSYCLHQDVMKLACADIRVNVIYGLIVIISAIGLDSLLISFSYLLILKTVLGLTRDAQAKAFGTCVSHVCAVFIFYVPFIGLSMVHRFSKRRDSLLPVIMANIYLLVPPVLNPIVYGVKTKEIRQRILRLFHVITHASDT, from the coding sequence ATGGTGGGCTCCAGTGGCAATGAATCCAGTGCCACCTATTTCATTCTGATAGGCCTCccaggtttggaagaggctcagttctggctggcCTTCCCACTGTGCTCTCTCTATCTTATAGCTGTGCTAGGTAACCTGATGATCATCTACATAGTGCGGACTGAGCATAGCCTACATGAGCCGAtgtatatttttctctgtatgcTTTCTGGTCTTGACATCCTCATTTCCACCTCATCCATGCCCAAAATGTTGGCCATCTTCTGGTTCAATTCTACAACCATCCAGTTTGATGCTTGTTTGATACAGATGTTTGCCATCCACTCCTTATCTGGGATGGAGTCTACAGTGCTACTGGCTATGGCCTTtgaccgctatgtggccatctgtcacCCACTACGCCATGCTACTGTACTCACGTTGCCTCGTGTCGCCAAGATTGGCATGGCTGCCGTGATTCGGGGTGCTGCACTAATGGCACCTCTTCCTGTCTTCATAAAACGACTACCTTTCTGCCATTCCAATATTCTTTCCCACTCATACTGCCTTCATCAAGATGTCATGAAGCTGGCCTGTGCTGACATCCGTGTAAATGTCATCTATGGCCTCATCGTCATCATCTCCGCCATTGGCCTGGATTCGCTCCTCATCTCCTTTTCTTATTTACTTATCCTTAAGACTGTGTTGGGGTTGACACGTGATGCCCAGGCAAAGGCCTTTGGTACTTGTGTCTCTCATGTATGTGCTGTTTTCATATTCTATGTACCTTTCATTGGGTTATCTATGGTGCACCGCTTCAGTAAGCGGCGTGACTCTCTGCTGCCTGTCATCATGGCCaacatctatctgctggttcctcctGTGCTCAACCCCATTGTCTATGGAGTGAAGACCAAAGAGATTCGGCAGCGCATCCTTCGTCTCTTCCACGTGATCACGCATGCTTCAGATACCTAG